A region from the Cannabis sativa cultivar Pink pepper isolate KNU-18-1 chromosome 9, ASM2916894v1, whole genome shotgun sequence genome encodes:
- the LOC133031366 gene encoding uncharacterized mitochondrial protein AtMg00860-like, protein MGLADFDIILGVDFLSKYSANLDCKRKMVIFQPEGEQPKDGIKVDLGKIEFVRDWPRPKTVTEVRSFLGLAGYYNRFVEGFSKISTPLTELTKKNQRFVWTDKCEASFQEVKQRLVTTPVLALPSDKEKFIVYCDASRQGLGCVLMQDDRVFAYASCQLKEYEQ, encoded by the exons ATGGGTTTAgcagattttgatattatacttggagtggatttcttatccaagtacTCAGCCAATCTTGATTGTAAacggaagatggtaatcttccaaccagagGGTGAGCAACC TAAAGATGGAATCAAAGTGGATCTGGGGAAGATTGAattcgtcagggattggccgagaccgaaaaCAGTTACAGAGgttagaagtttcttgggtCTGGCTGGTTATTACAATCGGTTTGTAGAGGGAttttctaagatttcaacacccttaaccgagcttACCAAAAAGAATCAACGGTTTGTGTGGACAGACAAGTGTGAAGCAAGCTTTCAAGAGGTGAAACAGAGATTAGTCACAACTCCAGTGTTAGCCCTACCTTCTGATAAAGAAAAGTTCATagtatattgtgatgcatccagacagggtctggggtgtgtactgatgcaGGACGATCGGGTCTTCGCCTATGCCTCTTGTCAGTTGAAAGAATATGAACAGTGA